A portion of the Phoenix dactylifera chloroplast, complete genome genome contains these proteins:
- the psbZ gene encoding photosystem II protein Z, translating to MTIAFQLAVFALIATSSILLISVPVVFASSDGWSSNKNVVFSGTSLWIGLVFLVAILNSLIS from the coding sequence ATGACTATTGCTTTCCAATTAGCTGTTTTTGCATTAATTGCGACTTCATCAATCTTACTGATTAGTGTACCCGTTGTATTTGCTTCTTCTGATGGTTGGTCAAGTAACAAAAATGTTGTATTTTCCGGTACATCATTATGGATTGGATTAGTCTTTCTGGTAGCTATCCTTAATTCTCTCATCTCTTGA
- the psbM gene encoding photosystem II protein M: MEVNILAFIATALFILVPTAFLLIIYVKTVSQND, encoded by the coding sequence ATGGAAGTAAATATTCTCGCATTTATTGCTACTGCACTGTTCATTCTAGTTCCTACTGCTTTTTTACTTATCATCTACGTAAAAACAGTCAGTCAAAATGATTAA
- the rps14 gene encoding 30S ribosomal protein S14: MARKSLIQREKKRQKLEQKYHLIRRSSKKKISEVPSLSEKWEIHGKLQSPPRNSAPIRLHRRCFLTGRPRANYRDFGLSGHILREMVHACLLPGATRSSW, translated from the coding sequence ATGGCAAGAAAAAGTTTGATTCAGAGGGAGAAGAAGCGGCAGAAATTGGAACAGAAATATCATTTGATTCGTCGATCTTCAAAAAAAAAAATAAGCGAAGTTCCATCGTTGAGTGAAAAATGGGAAATTCATGGAAAATTGCAATCCCCACCACGTAATAGTGCACCTATACGTCTTCATCGACGTTGTTTTTTGACTGGAAGACCTAGAGCTAACTATCGAGACTTTGGGCTATCTGGACACATACTTCGAGAAATGGTTCATGCATGTTTGTTACCGGGCGCAACAAGATCAAGTTGGTAA
- the psbD gene encoding photosystem II D2 protein, with protein sequence MTIALGRFTKEENDLFDIMDDWLRRDRFVFVGWSGLLLFPCAYFALGGWFTGTTFVTSWYTHGLASSYLEGCNFLTAAVSTPANSLAHSLLLLWGPEAQGDFTRWCQLGGLWTFVALHGAFGLIGFMLRQFELARSVQLRPYNAIAFSAPIAVFVSVFLIYPLGQSGWFFAPSFGVAAIFRFILFFQGFHNWTLNPFHMMGVAGVLGAALLCAIHGATVENTLFEDGDGANTFRAFNPTQAEETYSMVTANRFWSQIFGVAFSNKRWLHFFMLFVPVTGLWMSALGVVGLALNLRAYDFVSQEIRAAEDPEFETFYTKNILLNEGIRAWMAAQDQPHENLIFPEEVLPRGNAL encoded by the coding sequence ATGACTATAGCCCTTGGTAGATTTACCAAAGAAGAAAATGATTTATTTGATATTATGGATGATTGGTTACGGAGGGACCGTTTCGTTTTTGTAGGCTGGTCTGGCCTATTGCTCTTTCCTTGTGCTTATTTCGCTTTAGGAGGTTGGTTTACAGGTACAACTTTTGTAACTTCATGGTATACCCATGGATTGGCCAGTTCCTACTTGGAAGGTTGCAATTTCTTGACCGCTGCAGTTTCCACTCCTGCGAATAGTTTAGCACATTCCTTGTTGCTACTATGGGGCCCTGAAGCACAAGGGGATTTTACTCGTTGGTGTCAATTAGGCGGTCTGTGGACTTTTGTTGCTCTCCATGGTGCTTTCGGACTAATAGGTTTTATGTTACGTCAATTCGAACTTGCTCGATCTGTGCAATTGCGACCTTATAATGCAATCGCATTCTCTGCTCCAATTGCTGTTTTTGTTTCTGTATTCCTGATTTATCCACTGGGTCAATCTGGTTGGTTCTTTGCGCCCAGTTTTGGCGTAGCAGCTATATTTCGATTCATCCTCTTCTTCCAAGGGTTTCATAATTGGACGTTGAACCCATTTCATATGATGGGAGTTGCCGGAGTATTAGGCGCTGCTCTGCTATGCGCTATTCATGGTGCTACCGTAGAAAATACTTTATTCGAAGATGGTGACGGTGCAAATACATTTCGTGCTTTTAACCCAACTCAAGCCGAAGAGACTTATTCAATGGTCACTGCTAACCGCTTTTGGTCCCAAATCTTTGGGGTTGCTTTTTCCAATAAACGTTGGTTACATTTCTTTATGCTATTTGTACCAGTAACCGGTTTATGGATGAGTGCTCTTGGGGTAGTCGGCCTGGCTCTGAACCTCCGTGCCTATGACTTCGTTTCCCAAGAAATCCGTGCAGCGGAAGATCCTGAATTTGAGACTTTCTACACCAAAAATATACTCTTAAACGAAGGTATTCGTGCTTGGATGGCGGCTCAGGATCAGCCTCATGAAAACCTTATATTCCCTGAGGAGGTTCTACCCCGTGGAAACGCTCTTTAA
- the psbC gene encoding photosystem II 44 kDa apoprotein — MKTLYSLRRFYPVETLFNGTLALAGRDQETTGFAWWAGNARLINLSGKLLGAHVAHAGLIVFWAGAMNLFEVAHFVPEKPMYEQGLILLPHLATLGWGVGPGGEVIDTFPYFVSGVLHLISSAVLGFGGIYHALLGPETLEESFPFFGYVWKDRNKMTTILGIHLILLGIGAFLLVLKALYFGGVYDTWAPGGGDVRKITNLTLSPSVIFGYLLKSPFGGEGWIVSVDDLEDIIGGHVWLGSICILGGIWHILTKPFAWARRAFVWSGEAYLSYSLGALSVFGFIACCFVWFNNTAYPSEFYGPTGPEASQAQAFTFLVRDQRLGANVGSAQGPTGLGKYLMRSPTGEVIFGGETMRFWDLRAPWLEPLRGPNGLDLSRLKKDIQPWQERRSAEYMTHAPLGSLNSVGGVATEINAVNYVSPRSWLATSHFVLGFFLFVGHLWHAGRARAAAAGFEKGIDRDLEPVLSMTPLS, encoded by the coding sequence ATGAAAACCTTATATTCCCTGAGGAGGTTCTACCCCGTGGAAACGCTCTTTAATGGAACTTTAGCTTTAGCTGGTCGTGACCAAGAAACCACTGGTTTCGCTTGGTGGGCCGGGAATGCCAGACTTATCAATTTGTCCGGTAAACTACTTGGAGCTCACGTGGCCCATGCCGGATTAATCGTATTCTGGGCCGGAGCAATGAACCTATTTGAAGTGGCTCATTTCGTACCAGAGAAACCCATGTATGAACAAGGATTGATTTTACTTCCACACCTAGCTACTCTAGGTTGGGGGGTAGGTCCGGGGGGGGAAGTTATAGACACCTTTCCATACTTTGTATCTGGAGTACTTCACTTAATTTCCTCTGCAGTCTTAGGCTTTGGCGGTATTTATCATGCGCTTCTTGGACCTGAGACTCTTGAAGAATCTTTTCCATTTTTCGGTTATGTATGGAAAGATAGAAATAAAATGACTACAATTTTGGGTATTCACTTAATTTTGTTAGGTATAGGTGCTTTTCTTCTAGTACTCAAGGCTCTTTATTTTGGGGGCGTATATGATACCTGGGCCCCTGGGGGGGGAGATGTAAGAAAAATAACCAACTTAACACTTAGCCCAAGTGTTATATTTGGTTATTTACTAAAATCTCCTTTTGGGGGAGAAGGCTGGATTGTTAGTGTGGACGATTTAGAAGATATAATTGGAGGACACGTATGGTTAGGTTCCATTTGTATACTTGGTGGAATTTGGCATATCTTAACCAAACCCTTTGCATGGGCTCGCCGTGCATTTGTATGGTCTGGAGAGGCTTACTTGTCTTATAGCTTAGGTGCTTTATCTGTTTTTGGTTTCATCGCTTGTTGTTTCGTATGGTTCAATAATACCGCTTATCCTAGTGAGTTTTACGGACCCACCGGGCCAGAAGCTTCTCAAGCTCAAGCATTTACCTTTCTAGTTAGAGACCAACGTCTTGGAGCTAACGTGGGATCCGCCCAAGGACCCACTGGTTTAGGTAAATATCTAATGCGTTCCCCGACCGGGGAGGTTATTTTTGGAGGAGAAACTATGCGTTTTTGGGATCTTCGTGCTCCCTGGTTAGAACCCCTAAGGGGTCCCAACGGTTTGGACTTGAGTAGGCTGAAAAAAGACATACAACCTTGGCAAGAACGGCGTTCGGCAGAATATATGACTCATGCTCCTTTAGGTTCTTTAAATTCAGTGGGTGGCGTAGCTACCGAGATCAATGCAGTCAATTATGTCTCTCCTAGAAGCTGGTTAGCGACCTCTCATTTTGTTCTAGGATTCTTCCTATTTGTGGGGCATTTGTGGCATGCGGGAAGGGCCCGTGCAGCTGCAGCAGGGTTTGAAAAAGGAATCGATCGTGATTTGGAACCTGTTCTTTCCATGACCCCCCTTAGTTGA
- the rpoB gene encoding DNA-directed RNA polymerase beta chain: protein MLRNGNEGMYTIPAFSQIQFEGFYRFINQGLTEEFHKFPKIEDQEIEFKLFVETYKLVEPLIKERDAVYESLTYSSELYVPAGLIWKTGRDMQEQTVFIGNIPLMNSLGTFIVNGIYRIVINQILQSPGIYYRSELDNNGISVYTSTIISDWGGRSELEIDRKARIWARVSRKQKISILVLSSAMGSNLRKILDNVCYPEIFLSFPNDKEKKKIGSKENAILEFYQQFACVGGDPVFSDSLCKELQKKFFQQRCELGRIGRRNMNRRLNLDIPQNNTFLLPRDVLAAADHLIGMKFGMGTLDDMNHLKNKRIRSVADLLQDQFGLALVRLENAVRGTICGAIRHKLIPTPQNLVTSTSLTTTYESFFGLHPLSQVLDRTNPLTQIVHGRKLSYLGPGGLTGRTASFRIRDIHPSHYGRICPIDTSEGINVGLIGSLAIHVRIGHWGSIESPFYEISQRSKEAQVVYLSPNRDEYYMVAAGNSLALNRGIQEEQVVPARYRQEFLTIAWEKIHFRSFFPFQYFSIGASLIPFIEHNDANRALMSSNMQRQAVPLSRSEKCIVGTGLERQTALDSGVSAIAEHEGKIIYTDPHKIILSSNGDTISIPLVMYQRSNKNTCMHQKPQVRRGKYIKKGQILADGAATVGGELALGKNILVAYMPWEGYNSEDAVLISERLVYEDIYTSFHIRKYEIQTHVTSQGPERITKEIPHLETHLLRNLDRNGIVMLGSWVETGDILVGKLTPQTANESSYSPEDRLLRVILGIQVSTAKETSLKLPIGGRGRVIDVRWIQKKGGSSYNPEMIRVYISQKREIKVGDKVAGRHGNKGIISKILPRQDMPYLQDGTPVDMVFNPLGVPSRMNVGQIFECSLGLAGDLLKKHYRIAPFDERYEQEASRKLVFSELYEACKQTKNPWVFEPEYPGKSRIFDGRTGDPFEQPVLIGKSYILKLIHQVDDKIHGRSSGHYALVTQQPLRGRAKQGGQRVGEMEVWALEGFGVAHILQEMLTYKSDHIRARQEVLGATIVGGTVPNPEDAPESFRLLVRELRSLALELNHFLVSEKNFQINRKEA, encoded by the coding sequence ATGCTCCGGAATGGAAATGAGGGAATGTACACAATACCTGCATTTAGTCAGATTCAATTTGAGGGATTTTATAGATTCATTAATCAGGGCTTGACGGAAGAATTTCATAAATTTCCAAAAATTGAAGATCAAGAAATTGAATTTAAATTATTTGTGGAAACATATAAATTGGTAGAACCCTTGATAAAAGAAAGAGATGCTGTGTATGAATCACTCACATATTCTTCTGAATTATATGTACCCGCGGGACTAATTTGGAAAACCGGTAGAGATATGCAAGAGCAAACCGTTTTTATTGGAAATATTCCTCTAATGAATTCCCTAGGAACCTTTATAGTAAATGGAATATACAGAATTGTGATCAATCAAATATTGCAAAGTCCCGGTATTTACTACCGTTCAGAATTGGACAATAACGGAATTTCTGTCTATACCAGCACTATAATATCAGATTGGGGGGGAAGATCGGAATTAGAAATTGATAGAAAAGCAAGGATATGGGCCCGCGTGAGTAGGAAACAAAAAATCTCTATTCTAGTTCTATCATCAGCTATGGGTTCGAATCTAAGAAAAATTCTAGATAATGTTTGTTATCCTGAAATTTTCTTGTCTTTTCCGAATGATAAGGAGAAAAAAAAGATTGGGTCAAAAGAAAATGCTATTTTGGAGTTTTATCAACAATTTGCTTGTGTAGGTGGGGATCCGGTATTTTCTGATTCCTTATGTAAGGAATTACAAAAGAAATTTTTTCAACAAAGATGTGAATTAGGAAGGATTGGTCGACGAAATATGAACCGGAGACTGAATCTTGATATACCTCAGAACAATACATTTTTGTTACCACGAGATGTATTGGCTGCTGCGGATCATTTGATCGGAATGAAATTTGGAATGGGTACACTTGACGATATGAATCACTTGAAAAATAAACGTATTCGTTCTGTAGCAGACCTGTTACAGGATCAATTCGGATTGGCTCTTGTTCGTTTAGAAAATGCGGTTCGAGGAACTATATGTGGAGCAATCAGGCATAAATTAATACCGACTCCTCAAAATTTGGTAACTTCAACTTCATTAACAACCACTTATGAATCGTTTTTTGGCCTACACCCGTTATCTCAAGTTTTGGATCGAACTAATCCATTGACACAAATCGTTCATGGGCGAAAATTGAGTTATTTGGGTCCTGGAGGATTGACGGGGCGAACTGCTAGTTTTCGGATACGAGATATCCATCCTAGCCACTATGGACGTATTTGCCCAATTGACACGTCCGAAGGAATCAATGTTGGACTTATTGGATCCTTAGCTATTCATGTGAGGATTGGTCATTGGGGATCTATAGAGAGTCCGTTTTATGAAATATCTCAGAGATCAAAAGAGGCACAGGTGGTTTATTTATCACCAAATAGAGATGAATATTATATGGTAGCGGCGGGAAATTCTTTGGCCCTGAATCGGGGTATTCAGGAAGAACAGGTTGTTCCAGCTCGATATCGTCAAGAATTCCTTACTATTGCATGGGAAAAGATTCATTTTAGAAGCTTTTTTCCCTTCCAATATTTTTCTATTGGAGCTTCCCTCATTCCTTTTATCGAGCATAATGATGCGAATCGGGCTTTAATGAGTTCTAATATGCAGCGCCAAGCAGTTCCGCTTTCTCGGTCCGAGAAGTGCATTGTTGGGACTGGGCTGGAACGCCAAACGGCTCTAGATTCGGGGGTTTCAGCTATAGCCGAACACGAGGGAAAGATCATTTATACTGATCCTCACAAAATCATTTTATCAAGTAATGGGGACACTATAAGTATTCCATTAGTGATGTATCAACGTTCCAACAAAAATACTTGTATGCATCAAAAACCTCAGGTTCGGCGGGGTAAATACATTAAAAAGGGACAAATTTTAGCGGACGGTGCGGCTACAGTTGGTGGGGAACTCGCTTTAGGAAAAAACATATTAGTAGCTTATATGCCATGGGAAGGTTACAATTCTGAAGACGCAGTATTAATTAGCGAACGTCTGGTATATGAAGATATTTATACTTCTTTTCACATCCGGAAATATGAAATTCAGACTCATGTGACAAGCCAGGGCCCTGAAAGAATTACTAAGGAAATACCGCATCTCGAGACTCATTTACTCCGAAATTTAGACAGAAATGGAATCGTTATGCTGGGATCTTGGGTAGAAACAGGTGATATTTTAGTAGGTAAATTAACGCCTCAGACAGCGAACGAATCGTCGTATTCCCCGGAGGATAGATTATTACGAGTCATACTTGGCATTCAGGTCTCCACTGCAAAAGAAACTTCTCTAAAACTACCTATAGGTGGAAGGGGTCGCGTTATTGATGTGAGATGGATTCAGAAAAAGGGGGGTTCCAGTTATAATCCAGAAATGATTCGTGTATATATTTCACAGAAACGTGAAATCAAAGTAGGTGATAAAGTAGCTGGAAGACATGGGAATAAAGGTATCATTTCAAAAATTTTGCCTAGACAAGATATGCCCTATTTGCAAGATGGGACACCTGTTGATATGGTCTTCAACCCATTAGGAGTACCCTCACGAATGAATGTGGGACAGATATTTGAATGCTCGCTCGGATTAGCGGGGGATCTGCTAAAGAAACATTATAGAATAGCACCTTTTGATGAGAGATATGAACAAGAGGCTTCGAGAAAACTAGTGTTTTCTGAATTATATGAAGCCTGTAAGCAAACAAAAAATCCATGGGTATTTGAACCCGAGTATCCAGGAAAAAGCAGAATATTTGATGGAAGAACAGGGGATCCTTTTGAACAACCTGTTCTAATAGGAAAGTCCTATATCCTAAAATTAATTCATCAAGTTGATGATAAAATCCATGGACGTTCTAGTGGGCATTACGCACTTGTTACACAACAACCCCTTAGAGGAAGGGCCAAGCAAGGGGGACAACGAGTAGGAGAAATGGAAGTTTGGGCTCTAGAGGGATTTGGTGTTGCTCATATTTTACAAGAGATGCTTACTTATAAATCTGATCATATTAGAGCTCGTCAAGAAGTACTTGGTGCTACAATCGTTGGAGGAACAGTACCTAACCCCGAGGATGCTCCAGAATCTTTTCGATTGCTCGTTCGAGAACTACGATCTTTGGCTCTAGAACTGAATCATTTCCTTGTATCTGAGAAGAACTTCCAGATTAATAGGAAGGAAGCTTGA
- the psaB gene encoding photosystem I P700 chlorophyll A apoprotein A2: protein MALRFPRFSLGLAQDPTTRRIWFGIATAHDFESHDDITEERLYQNIFASHFGQLAIIFLWTSGNLFHVAWQGNFESWIQDPLHVRPIAHAIWDPHFGQPAVEAFTRGGAIGPVNIAYSGVYQWWYTIGLRTNEDLYTGALFLLFLSAISLIAGWLHLQPRWKPSVSWFKNAESRLNHHLSGLFGVSSLAWAGHLVHIAIPGSRGEYVRWNNFLDVLPYPQGLGPLFTGQWNLYAQNPDSSSHLFGTSQGAGTAILTLLGGFHPQTQSLWLTDIAHHHLAIAFIFLVAGHMYRTNFGIGHSIKDLLETHIPPGGRLGRGHKGLYDTINNSIHFQLGLALASLGVITSLVAQHMYSLPAYAFIAQDFTTQAALYTHHQYIAGFIMTGAFAHGAIFFIRDYNPEQNEDNVLARMLDHKEAIKSHLSWASLFLGFHTLGLYVHNDVMLAFGTPEKQILIEPIFAQWIQSAHGKTSYGFDVLLSSTNGPAFNAGQSIWLPGWLNAVNENSNSLFLTIGPGDFLVHHAIALGLHTTTLILVKGALDARGSKLMPDKKDFGYSFPCDGPGRGGTCDISAWDAFYLAVFWMLNTIGWVTFYWHWKHITLWQGNVSQFNESSTYLMGWLRDYLWLNSSQLINGYNPFGMNSLSVWAWMFLFGHLVWAIGFMFLISWRGYWQELIETLAWAHERTPLANLIRWRDKPVALSIVQARLVGLAHFSVGYIFTYAAFLIASTSGKFG from the coding sequence ATGGCATTAAGATTTCCGAGGTTTAGCCTCGGCTTAGCTCAGGACCCCACTACTCGTCGTATTTGGTTTGGTATTGCTACCGCACATGACTTCGAGAGTCATGATGATATTACTGAGGAACGTCTTTATCAGAACATTTTTGCTTCTCATTTTGGGCAGTTAGCAATAATCTTTCTGTGGACGTCCGGAAATCTGTTTCATGTAGCTTGGCAAGGAAATTTTGAGTCATGGATACAGGACCCTTTACATGTAAGACCTATTGCTCATGCAATTTGGGATCCTCATTTTGGTCAACCAGCTGTAGAAGCCTTTACTCGAGGGGGTGCTATCGGCCCAGTGAATATCGCTTATTCCGGTGTTTATCAGTGGTGGTATACAATCGGATTGCGCACCAATGAGGATCTTTATACAGGAGCTCTTTTTCTATTATTTCTTTCTGCTATATCCTTAATAGCGGGTTGGTTACATCTACAACCCAGATGGAAACCAAGTGTTTCGTGGTTCAAAAATGCCGAATCTCGTCTCAATCATCATTTGTCAGGACTTTTCGGAGTAAGTTCCTTGGCTTGGGCAGGACATTTAGTTCATATCGCTATTCCCGGATCCAGGGGAGAGTACGTCAGATGGAATAATTTCTTAGACGTATTACCGTATCCTCAAGGGTTGGGACCACTTTTTACGGGTCAGTGGAATCTTTATGCTCAAAACCCTGATTCGAGCAGTCATTTATTTGGTACTTCCCAAGGAGCCGGAACTGCCATTCTAACCCTTCTTGGGGGATTCCATCCACAAACACAAAGTTTATGGTTGACCGATATTGCTCATCATCATTTAGCTATTGCATTTATTTTTCTCGTTGCTGGGCATATGTATAGAACTAACTTCGGAATTGGACACAGTATCAAAGATCTTTTAGAAACACATATTCCTCCGGGGGGTCGATTAGGACGTGGGCATAAGGGTCTTTATGACACAATCAATAATTCGATTCATTTTCAATTAGGTCTTGCTCTAGCCTCTTTAGGGGTTATTACTTCCTTAGTAGCTCAACACATGTACTCTTTACCTGCTTATGCATTCATAGCACAAGATTTTACTACTCAAGCTGCCTTATATACTCATCACCAATACATCGCAGGGTTCATCATGACAGGAGCCTTTGCTCATGGAGCTATATTCTTCATTAGAGATTACAATCCGGAACAGAATGAGGATAATGTATTGGCAAGAATGTTAGACCATAAAGAAGCTATCAAATCTCATTTAAGTTGGGCCAGCCTCTTTCTCGGGTTCCATACCTTGGGCCTTTATGTTCATAACGACGTCATGCTCGCTTTTGGTACTCCGGAAAAACAAATCTTGATCGAACCCATATTTGCCCAATGGATACAATCCGCTCATGGTAAGACTTCATATGGGTTCGATGTACTCTTATCTTCAACGAATGGTCCAGCATTCAATGCTGGTCAAAGCATATGGTTACCTGGCTGGTTGAATGCTGTTAATGAGAATAGTAATTCACTCTTCTTAACAATAGGTCCTGGAGATTTCTTGGTTCATCATGCTATTGCTCTAGGTTTGCATACAACTACGTTGATTTTAGTAAAAGGTGCTTTAGATGCACGTGGTTCCAAGTTAATGCCAGATAAAAAGGATTTCGGTTATAGTTTTCCTTGCGACGGCCCAGGGCGCGGCGGTACTTGTGATATTTCTGCTTGGGACGCATTTTATTTGGCAGTTTTCTGGATGTTAAATACCATTGGATGGGTTACTTTTTATTGGCATTGGAAACACATCACATTATGGCAGGGTAACGTTTCACAATTTAATGAATCCTCCACTTATTTGATGGGATGGTTAAGAGATTATCTATGGTTAAACTCTTCACAACTTATCAATGGATATAACCCTTTTGGTATGAATAGTTTATCGGTATGGGCATGGATGTTCTTATTTGGACATCTTGTTTGGGCTATTGGATTTATGTTCTTAATTTCCTGGCGTGGATATTGGCAGGAATTGATTGAAACTTTAGCATGGGCTCATGAACGCACACCTTTGGCTAATTTAATTCGATGGAGAGATAAGCCAGTGGCTCTTTCCATTGTGCAAGCAAGATTGGTTGGATTAGCCCACTTTTCCGTAGGTTATATATTCACTTATGCAGCTTTCTTGATTGCCTCTACATCAGGAAAATTTGGTTAA
- the petN gene encoding cytochrome b6-f complex subunit VIII: MDIVSLTWAALMVVFTFSLSLVVWGRSGL, from the coding sequence ATGGATATAGTAAGTCTCACCTGGGCTGCTTTAATGGTCGTCTTTACATTTTCCCTCTCACTCGTAGTATGGGGAAGAAGTGGACTCTAG